Part of the Oncorhynchus nerka isolate Pitt River linkage group LG14, Oner_Uvic_2.0, whole genome shotgun sequence genome is shown below.
tagaagaaaatacagagagagagagagagaaagagagaggggatggagagatagaagaaaatacagagagaaagagagagagaaagagagaggggatggagagatagaagaaaatacagagagagagagagagaaagagagaggggatggagagatagaagaaaatacagagagagagagagagaaagagagaggggatggagagatagaagaaaatacagagagagagagagagagaaagagagaggggatggagagatagaagaaaatacagagagagagagagagagaaagagagaggggatggagagatagaagaaaatacagagagagagagagagaaagagagaggggatggagagatagaagaaaatacagagagagagagagagaagagagagaggggatggagagatagaagaaaatacagagagagagagagagagaaagagagaggggatggagagatagaagaaaatacagagagagagagagagaaaagagaggggatggagagatagaagaaaatacagagagagagagagagaaagagagaggggatggagagatagaagaaaatacagagagaaagagagagagaaagagagaggggatggagagatagaagaaaatacagagagagagagagagagaaagagagaggggatggagagatagaagaaaatacagagagagagagagagaaagagagaggggatggagagatagaagaaaatacagagagagagagagagaaagagagaggggatggagagatagaagaaaatacagagagaaagagagagagaaagagagaggggatggagagatagaagaaaatacagagagagagagagagagagaaagagagaggggatggagagatagaagaaaatacagagagagagagagagagaagaaagagagaggggatggagagatagaagaaaatacagagagagagagagagagaaagagagaggggatggagagatagaagaaaatacagagagagagagagagaaagagagaggggatggagagatagaagaaaatacagagagagagagagagaaagagagaggggatggagagatagaagaaaatacagagagagagagagagaaaagagaggggatggagagatagaagaaaatacagagagagagagagagaaagagagaggggatggagagatagaagaaaatacagagagagagagagagagaagagagaggggatggagagatagaagaaaatacagagagagagagagagagaaagagagaggggatggagagatagaagaaaatacagagagagagagagagaaagagagaggggatggagagatagaagaaaatacagagagagagagagagagaaagagagaggggatggagagatagaagaaaatacagagagagagagagagaaagagagaggggatggagagatagaagaaaatacagagggagagagagagagagagagagaggggatggagagatagaagaaaatacagagagagagagagagaaagagagaggggatggagagatagaagaaaatacagagagagagagagagaaagagagaggggatggagagatagaagaaaatacagagagagagagagagaaagagagaggggatggagagatagaagaaaatacagagagagagagagagaaagagagaggggatggagagatagaagaaaatacagagagagagagagagaaagagagaggggatggagagatagaagaaaatacagagagagagagagagaaagagagaggggatggagagatagaagaaaatacagagagagagagagagaaagagagaggggatggagagatagaagaaaatacagagagagagagagagaaagagagaggggatggagagatagaagaaaatacagagagagagagagagagagagaggggatggagagatagaagaaaatacagagagagagagagagaaagagagaggggatggagagatagaagaaaatacagagagagagagagagaaagagagaggggatggagagatagaagaaaatacagagagagagagagagaaagagagaggggatggagagatagaagaaaatacagagagagagagagagaaagagagaggggatggagagatagaagaaaatacagagagagagagagagaaagagagaggggatggagagatagaagaaaatacagagagagagagagagaaagagagaggggatggagagatagaagaaaatacagagagaaagagagagagaaagagagaggggatggagagatagaagaaaatacagagagagagagagagaaagagagaggggatggagagatagaagaaaatacagagagagagagagagaaagagagaggggatggagagatagaagaaaatacagagagaaagagagagagaaagaagaggggatggagagatagaagaaaatacagagagagagagagagagaaagagaggggatggagagatagaagaaaatacagagagaaagagagagagaaagagagaggggatggagagatagaagaaaatacagagagaaagagagagagaaagagagaggggatggagagatagaagagagagagagagagagagaaagagagaggggatggagagatagaagaaaatacagagagagagagagagaaagagagaggggatggagagatagaagaaaatacagagagagagagagacagaaagagagaggggatggagagatagaagaaaatacagagagaaagagagagagaaagagagaggggatggagagatagaagaaaatacagagagaaagagagagagaaagagagaggggatggagagatagaagaaaatacagagagagagagagagagagcaagagcatgAGAAGCATTGCATTGCCTTACATAGAGAAAAGCATTGTCAAGTTGGCAGTTGTTTGAACACCCACACTCCTGCTTCAGATTGACAGCTGTAGGACTAGGGGCCTATGCAGGAGGCAGAACCAATATGACCAGATGATTCTGCCTTCCTCTGTCCTAAACGTCGCTAGCTGGAATTTATTACCTGGATTTACCTCAAATCAATGACTTATCTTCTTATAGAGCAGGATAGACCCAGGTTGCGTCCCAAAATTGCATTCCAacggaccctggtctaaagtagtgcactacataggcaaTACAGAGCAATTTTAGACACAGCCTCAGATTCTGCCCTCCAGCTACCATGTTAGAATAACAGCACTACAAACCTCTGTTCCCAGGGCTACCTAGAGCATCATTACTATTCAAATGAGTTGGCCCAAAACAATACGATAGCCTGGATATATTGAAGCTGTTATGGATCCATATTATAGTGGGATTATTCAGTTTACGAGAAATTACATGGTAATTTAAGGTCATATTTACACATAGCAATGTTTTACTGAGTGAGGGTGAATGAATGAACAAatgatttgtttgtttgtttgtctgatAATTGAAGTGGTTTAATTAATTCAGGTATTTACACTACTTCTCAATATACAAAATATTTTCATTGTCACAAGCAGTCTGTGAAaacgtcatacacacacacacacctcaccacacacacacacacacacactagtagatCTAATTCCATGGTCCATTGGGACCCCTCTTCCTCCCTACTGACTGCTATAGCCCACCTGCCAGTCTCTTTCCTCAGCCTAGTGGTTTAATCACCTCTAACATCTcctgacagaggtcaaacattccCCCAGGGTCACCCAGCCATTCAGCCACAGCGCTGATGATGAAGATGTGCTGGGCACAATGGAAGTCTTTGTATCGTTAACTTGTAGACAGACTGTTACTGTGTGCTAAATACACACTCCAACAGGCTGCCTATTATATTAAAGGTTTACATTTACAGCCAAGGtaatggaagagagaggaagagtagaagagagagagcgagagagagagagagcgagagagagagagagagcgagagagcgagagagagagagagaaagagagagagagagagagagagagaaaccaagcTACCTGCATGTCCTCTATGCCATTGTTACTGTTATTTTTCAATGTATagttattttgacccttgattATTGTTGTTACCATTGACAATATTGACAATATTATCGTAAATGTTTCCCTTAATCTCAAAGGAAGCTTTGGCAATATGCACATTGTTATGTCATGCCAATAAagtaaattgaattgagaaagtCTCATCAACAAGCCAGTTAAAAGCCTGTTAACCATGGTTACTGCTCCAACTACTGCTGTTCTGACAGTCTCTATGACGTCTAGAACTCTGCTATAGTCTGCAGGTGTGAGAGCCTCTGGATGGCAAACTGGAAACAGAGGACAGCTGCTGGAAGCTGTTTAGCTAGTTTAGCCAGCGTAACAACCAGGGAAAGACTACGTaacccatggggctctggtcaaaagtagtggactatgcagggaatagggtgtcatttgggacacgaTATTGTCTTGGTTGCTGCTGCTGCAAGCGGTCTGCTAGTCTAAACACACTGTATAGCAGTACTCCACTGCCACAAATACCTTTTGTATTCAGCCACATAATACAATGACTACTTCCCTATTTTATGAATTAGATGGTCAGAAAGTGTTGTGAGAATGGAGCATGACTACAATTACTAAAACACTCCAGCAGTCCCACTGCCAATACTACTACAAACATAGTGGCTCCAGCCAACATTATTAGCAACGGCTGGCGTGGTTAGTTGAAATCCTGTTAGGAGACACTTTGGCTGTGtctcaaatgggaccctattctctatatagtgcacaacttttgacaaTGGTTCATAGGGCTCTTGTCAAGTGTAGTGCACTGCAAaggaaacagggtgccatttgggatgtcttTGTTGCAGCGAGGACAAtgccttccctctcctcctccctctctagcgGGTCATTTTCATTAATTAGCCAATGTGGCGCTCAAAAGCTAATCCAATAGCTTGGCAAAGCTTTCTCACGGTGCAAGACAGGCTGTTTAGGGTTAGGTGGGCCTGGGGTCTCTGACACAGACACAACAATGAGATCTGGAAGGCAGGGACAGAATATGAGACTGGGGactgaagagacagagagaaggggagaagtgGGAGGGATAGGAGAATGGAAGGGGActagagggaaaggggagggataggagaatggtaggagactagagggaAGGGGGGATAGGAGAATGGAAGGGGActagagggaaaggggagggataGGAGAATGGAAGGGGActagagggaaaggggagggataggagaatggtaggagactagagggaaaggggagggataggagaatggtaggagactagagggaaaggggagggataggagaatggtaggagactagagggaAGGGGGATAGGAGaatggtaggagactagagggaAGGGGGGTTAGGAGaatggtaggagactagagggaAGGGGGATAGGAGAATGGTaggagactaggggaagggggataggagaatggtaggagactagagggaAGGGGGGATAGGAGAATGGTAGGAGACTAGACGGAAGGGGGATAGGAGAATGGTAGGAGACTAGACGGAAGGGGGGGATAGGAGAATGGTAGGAGACTAGACGGAAGGGCGGGATGGGAGAATGGTAGGAGACTAGACGGAAGGGCGGGATGGGAGAATGGTAGGAGACTAGACGGAAGGGGGGGTAGGAGAATGGAGGGAAGGGGGTAGATGGAAGAAACAACAAACTACCCAAACGGAAACGCACACTTCCCAAATCTTACTAGTTACCGAAATCTAGCAGTTCCCTGTGAAATCTAGCAGTTCCCTGTGAAATCTAGCAGTTCCCTGTGAAATCTAGCAGTTCCCTGTGAAATCTAGCAGTTCCCTGTGAAATCTAGCAGTTCCCTGTGAAGATCGTTGGACCATGAGTGTAGAACGATCTGAAGCTAGAATGGCTGAGTTGACTGGTAGAAAACTTATCAGAGTAGGAGTGGAACAGTTTTGCCTTTTAAGTAATGATGAATATGATTTCATGGACacggggacctgatcctagatcgcactcctactctgagacgctttatgaatacaTACCTGTAGAGTTAGACAAAGTCACATGGCCTTAAAATAATTTCACACTTTCTAACCTCTTCTTTCACCTCTGGATGATGACTGCAGATGATACCCTATGAGTCATTGAATTCACAAAATGCTTGTATAGTAGTGCTGGAAAGAACATCTTTCAAAGAGCCTATGACTTTATTCTGACACAGTCTCCTGCACAGTCAGGCTTCCTGACCTCAATCTatcccctcttttctcccttaacctccatctcccctctctttctctggtgAAGTCGTCTGTTCCTCCAGGGTCCCTTGATTCATTGTCCATcctgtcttcctcttctctttaTCTCAGTGCTCACTGTCTCTTCATCTCCACCTGtgtctacctctcttctctccatctccactttTCTCCGTTTCTCCTTCTCAGCGTTTCTCCTTCTTCTTAGCTCCGTTCAAAGCCTTACAGAGAAATAGAACAAGTCCCAGAGCCCCGAGACTGACACATCCCCTCAACCTCAGCCCGCACCCTCTCTGACCTCCACCCCCCGAAAATCggtttggcccctaagaccctcacaaacttttacagatgcaccattgagagtatcctgtcaggctgtatcaccacctggtatggcaactgcaaccgcagggctctccagagggtggtgcagtcttccaaacgcatcactgggggcaaactcgatgtcacaggaaggccaagaagatcatcaaggagccacggcttgttcaccccgctaccatccagaaggcgaggtcagtacaggtgcttcAAAGCTGAGGATGAGAAACTGAAAAACTGcatctatctcaaagccatcagactgttaaatagtcccCACAAGCCAGACCCCTCCAAGCACCCTGCCCTGGacattagtcactgtcactatccGGACCCCTCACCCTGCCCTGAacattagtcactgtcactatccGGCCCCCTCACCCTACCCTGAACATTTGTCACTGTCACTATCCGGACCCCTCACCCTGCCCTGAacattagtcactgtcactatccGGCCCCCTCCAAGGAACCTGCCCTGAacattagtcactgtcactatccGGACCCCTCCAAGCACCCTGCACTGAacattagtcactgtcactatccGGACCCCTCCAAGCACCCTGCCCTAAACATTAGTCGCTGTCAAAATCCGGACCCCTCCAAGCACCCTGCCCTGAacattagtcactgtcactatccGGACCCCTCCAAGCACCCTGCCCTAAacattagtcactgtcactatccGGCCCCCTCCAAGCACCCTGCCCTGAacattagtcactgtcactatccGGACCCCTCCAAGCACCCTGCCCTGAACATTAGTCACTGTCACCATCCGGCCCCCTCCAAGCACCCTGCCCTAAACATTAGTCACTGTCAAAATCCAGACTCCTCCAAGCACCCTGCCCTAAACATTAGTCACTGTCAAAATCCAGACTCCTCCAAGCACCCTGCCCTGAACATTAGTCACTCTCACTATCCGGACCCCTCCAAGCACCCTGCCCTGAacattagtcactgtcactatccGGCCCCCTCCAAGCACCCTGCCCTGAacattagtcactgtcactatccGGCCCCCTCCAAGCACCCTGCCCTGAACATGAGTCACTATCACTATCCGGCCCCCTCCAAGCACCCTGCCCTGAacattagtcactgtcactatccGGCCCCCTCCAAGCACCCTGCCCTGTACATTAGTCGCTGTCACTATCCGGCCCCCTCCAAGCACCCTGCCCTGAacattagtcactgtcactatccGGCCCCCTCCAAGCACCCTGCCCTGAACATGAGTCACTGTCACTATCCGGCCCCCTCCAAGCACCCTGCCCTAAacattagtcactgtcactatccGGCCCCCTCCAAGCACCCTGCCCTGAacattagtcactgtcactatccGGACCCCTCCAAGCACCCTGCCCTGAACATTAGTCACTGTCACCATCCGGCCCCCTCCAAGCACCCTGCCCTAAACATTAGTCACTGTCAAAATCCAGACCCCTCCAAGCACCCTGCCCTGAacattagtcactgtcactatccGGCCCCCTCCAAGCACCCTGCCCTGAacattagtcactgtcactatccGGCCCCCTCCAAGCACCCTGCCCTGAacattagtcactgtcactatccGGCCCCCTCCAAGCACCCTGCCCTGAacattagtcactgtcactatccGGCCCCCTCCAAGCACCCTGCCCTGTACATTAGTCGCTGTCACTATCCGGCCCCCTCCAAGCACCCTGCCCTGAacattagtcactgtcactatccGGCCCCCTCCAAGCACCCTGCCCTGAACATGAGTCACTGTCACTATCCGGCCCCCTCCAAGCACCCTGCTCTGTACATTAGTCGCTGTCACTATCCGGCCCCCTCCAAGCACCCTGCCCTGAacattagtcactgtcactatccGGCCCCCTCCAAGCACCCTGCCCTGAacattagtcactgtcactatccGGCCCCCTCCAAGCACCCTGCCCTGAACATGAGTCGCTGTCACTATCCGGCCCCCTCCAAGCACCCTGCCTGAACATTAGTCAGTGTCACTATCCGGCCCCCTCCAAGCACCCTGCCCTGAACATGAGTCACTGTCACTATCCGGCCCCCTCCAAGCACCCTGCCCTGAacattagtcactgtcactatccGGCCCCCTCCAAGCACCCTGCCCTGTACATTAGTCGCTGTCACTATCCGGCCCCCTCCAAGCACCCTGCCCTGAacattagtcactgtcactatccGGCCCCCTCCAAGCACCCTGCCCTGAACATGAGTCACTGTCATTATCCGGCCCCCTCCAAGCACCCTGCCCTGAacattagtcactgtcactatccGGCCCCCTCCAAGCACCCTGCCCTGTACATTAGTCGCTGTCGCTATCCGGCCCCTCCAAGCACCCTGCCCTGAacattagtcactgtcactatccGGCCCCCTCACCCTGCCCTGAacattagtcactgtcactatccGGCCCCCTCACCCTGCCCTGAacattagtcactgtcactatccGGCCCCCTCACCCTGCCCTGAacattagtcactgtcactatccggacatctgctaaatatgtgtatgtgaccaataacatttgatttgatttgcccaaaccctctccagcctcctcctctccagctccCAGCTCCACCATGCTGAACCCTGGTGACTAATGGCAAAAACAGACCAGGTCTGtaaaagagatggagggaaggtgagtgagaaagagaaggagagagagagagggtgaaagagagaatgggggtgagagagagagaaatacaagatgagagggagagcgagagggtcggtgagcgagagagagattgagagagagagaagggggcagagagcaagagagacagtgagacagagagagagaagggggagcagagagagagagaaggggggcagagagagcgagagagagagagagagagaagggggagcagagagagagagaaaagggggcagagaaagagagagaggggcagagagagagagagagagagagagagagagaaagagagagaggggcagagagagagagagagagacagagagagagagaaaatagagagagaaaatagagagggaAAGCAGGAGAGGCAAAGAGGGAACTAAGGGGGAAATCTGACATCTTAGCCTTTCTACTCTAAAATGGCTTTTTAACCACTTCAGTTCACATACAGCTTGGTTTGGCCTGGCTTAAATAATTTGTATGTATGCTGATATATAACTTACAAACTCACAAAGGCCAGAATGCTCTACCATGAAATTGAGCTAATTAGGTTTCATTGTGGAGAGAAATATATAGAGACAGCACTAGAGAAGTCTAGCCCTAcgtgtgttgactggttaacacTAGAGAAGGGACTATGTTCCACAGGGCTAGTAGAGTCAATGGGCCTTCTGCTGGCCagcccctgacctctaacccctgacccctaacccaagGCCCTATCCTCCTTGCATGTTGATCTAGGACTAGATAACAGGAGCATTTAAAGCTGCTCTGCTACCATATGCTAAACATCAAACCATCATTACGTCCTAAACATTATCGCATGCTCAACATTATCACATCCTAAACATGATTACATCCTCAACACTGTCAGATTATCACATCCTTAACATGATCAAATTCTCAACATTACCACATTATCACATACTCAACATTATCACATCCTAAACTCCaaactctcctgtctgtctgcctgtgtcttcCAGAACATAAAATAGGCAGTATGTTTAGTCTCTTTCCCACAGCTACTATACCTACTACTGATATTGCTGCTACTGTACCATTcaaagcagtagtagtagcagtagcattgAAACTCACATGAATAATTATCAATATATTAATATTAAGTCATATCAATAATTAATATCAGCAGTAGGcctagtctgcatcccaaattgcaccctattccctatttagtgtacTACTTTGACCAGAAAGTGGTGCAGTGTATAGTGAATAGAGTACCATTTGGTAGGCATAGGTTATTTATATAACTGTTAATTATGGGGCTTTGAGAAGTGGGAGATTTTATGACAGCAGCAATGAAAGATGTATTTGCTTTTCAATCAGGGGAACAACTGGGGgattatccccccccccctctccagtctcccaCCAGCCCATCCTGAGATCCAGACCCAGCTATCCCACTGGTGATCCAGGGGAAAAA
Proteins encoded:
- the LOC135575058 gene encoding uncharacterized protein LOC135575058, producing MTSSLGLSSLGLSSLGLSSLGLSRLGLSSLGLSSLCLSSLGLSSLGLSSMSLMSGCFEPALNISHCHYPDPSKHPALNISHCHYPDPSKHPALNISRCQNPDPSKHPALNISHCHYPDPSKHPALNISHCHYPAPSKHPALNISHCHYPDPSKHPALNISHCHHPAPSKHPALNISHCQNPDSSKHPALNISHCQNPDSSKHPALNISHSHYPDPSKHPALNISHCHYPAPSKHPALNISHCHYPAPSKHPALNMSHYHYPAPSKHPALNISHCHYPAPSKHPALYISRCHYPAPSKHPALNISHCHYPAPSKHPALNMSHCHYPAPSKHPALNISHCHYPAPSKHPALNISHCHYPDPSKHPALNISHCHHPAPSKHPALNISHCQNPDPSKHPALNISHCHYPAPSKHPALNISHCHYPAPSKHPALNISHCHYPAPSKHPALNISHCHYPAPSKHPALYISRCHYPAPSKHPALNISHCHYPAPSKHPALNMSHCHYPAPSKHPALYISRCHYPAPSKHPALNISHCHYPAPSKHPALNISHCHYPAPSKHPALNMSRCHYPAPSKHPA